One segment of Chionomys nivalis chromosome 1, mChiNiv1.1, whole genome shotgun sequence DNA contains the following:
- the Rdh14 gene encoding retinol dehydrogenase 14 — MAVATVAAALLAALGGTLWLAVRRFSGARGQQMQGGGDQSLMHGKTVLITGANSGLGRATAAELLRLGARVIMGCRDLGRAEEAAGQLRQEFGQAGGQEPDAAKGQLVVKELDLASLRSVRAFCQELLQEEPRLDVLINNAGIFQCPYMKTEDGFEMQFGVNHLGHFLLTNLLLGLLKSSAPSRIVVVSSKLYKYGDINFEDLNSEQSYNKSFSYSRSKLANILFTRELARRLEGTNVTVNVLHPGIVRTNLGRHIHIPLLARPLFSLVSWAFFKSPLEGAQTSIYLASSPEVEGVSGKYFGDCKEEELLPKAMDESVARKLWDISEVMVGILK, encoded by the exons ATGGCTGTGGCGACTGTGGCCGCAGCGCTCCTGGCCGCACTGGGTGGGACGCTGTGGCTGGCCGTGCGGCGGTTCTCGGGGGCCAGGGGCCAGCAGATGCAGGGAGGCGGGGACCAGAGCCTCATGCACGGGAAGACAGTGCTGATCACCGGGGCAAACAGCGGCCTGGGCCGAGCCACGGCCGCCGAGCTGCTGCGCCTTGGGGCGCGGGTCATCATGGGCTGTCGGGACCTCGGGAGAGCGGAGGAGGCGGCGGGTCAGCTCCGCCAGGAGTTCGGCCAGGCTGGGGGTCAAGAGCCCGACGCCGCCAAAGGCCAGCTGGTCGTCAAGGAGCTGGACCTTGCCTCTCTACGTTCAGTGCGAGCCTTCTGCCAAGAACTGCTGCAG GAGGAACCCAGGCTAGACGTCCTGATCAATAATGCAGGGATCTTCCAGTGCCCATACATGAAGACTGAAGATGGCTTTGAGATGCAGTTTGGAGTGAACCATCTGGGCCACTTCCTACTCACCAATCTTCTGCTTGGCCTCCTCAAAAGTTCCGCTCCCAGCAGGATTGTCGTCGTTTCTTCCAAACTTTATAAATATGGAGACATCAACTTTGAAGACTTGAACAGTGAACAGAGCTATAATAAAAGCTTCTCTTATAGTCGAAGCAAACTGGCTAACATTCTTTTCACCAGAGAACTAGCCCGTCGCTTAGAAGGCACAAACGTGACTGTCAATGTGTTGCATCCTGGTATTGTGCGGACAAACCTCGGGAGGCACATACACATCCCACTGTTGGCCAGACCACTTTTCAGTTTGGTATCGTGGGCGTTTTTCAAATCTCCACTAGAAGGTGCTCAGACCTCCATCTACTTAGCCTCCTCACCCGAGGTGGAAGGGGTATCCGGAAAGTACTTTGGAGACTGTAAGGAGGAAGAACTATTGCCCAAAGCTATGGATGAGTCAGTCGCAAGAAAACTGTGGGATATCAGTGAAGTGATGGTCGGCATTTTAAAGTAG